From Erigeron canadensis isolate Cc75 chromosome 5, C_canadensis_v1, whole genome shotgun sequence:
aacaTTCACTAACCAATACCTCGAAACCCGGGGCATTCCTTAGCAAATCTTTCCTTAATTgatacaaagttacaaaaaatgCTTAATGATTATAAAAAACTAGCACGGTACATGTGTAATGCGGTGGTGGTTATGTcgacgacggtgtggtggtggaggcgattGTTGGTGGTAGATACAACGTCAAGTGGTgttataattgatgtaaaagtaattgatgtaaagatttaatgaaaatattttaaagataaagaactgatagtgtaatttaatcattaagaataatttaaataattttcataTACAATTTTCAACAAGgagtgtttttgttttttatatatataatatactaatatggTATAGATAAAGTGGTCGTAACTCAGTAACTCGTAAGTCACTAAAggctttgtttttttaaccactACACATTTTTAGATGCTCTCTGGGCCTGTATAGATGGCCCTGTTATTCCCCTAAGGCCCAATCATATCCTCGAAAACACAAATAACGTTTTTCCGGCCACCGGCAGCTCTCACCTTAACCTCACACTGTTCTTCCTTCTCTTCTCACAACCGCCATTTTTTAAGGTCAGTTTTCAAATTAGCAGTTGCCcatttgatcatatatatatatatatatatatataaagcttatATTTGTATAATCACATGATTATAATTTTTTGTGATTTCATAGTAGCTCAAGCAAGATACAAACTTTAACAATCTTTTCTACTAATATGCAAATACCCATGTCcttattttgctttttattgTTAGTTTCATGATATTTTTTTGGGTATTAGTTTcaagattatttttatttatttatttatttttttgcggCCAAAACATCTTAAGAACCTCTGAGTCTCTGGCATTTTATTTGGTCATTCGTTTCCAGATAAACAGCCGTTTTTGTCTTCAATTCAGGTTTATTTTCTGGGTTttgtatcaaaaaaaaaaagaagccgaAATGTGATCATTTTTAGTGATTGGTCGATTTTTGTCGGCTCACAAGATTTTTTAATGATTGTTTGTTTTCGTGTGTCTGGTCGTGTAAAATTAGTCAGTTGTTAACAGCAGATGGATGATGTTACTATTTTTTGTTTTCGGTGCAATTTTGTTCCTGATTCTGGTCATATAAAgatatattgtaattattattttatcacaTGTATCAAGTTGTTAGTAACAGGTCACTATATCCGTCGTCACTCTGATGTGTTCATTTGTGTGTTTTATTGTGCTGTATGTTTTATCACAGTAGTTGTTAGTAgctatagatatatgtatgttaATGACGTAGCTTTTACCAGCGAttgattttatatgtttatactAGTTGATAATAGGTCTATGTTAATAATGGTTATATGATGTAACTTATGATTTGCAGTTTAACGAAATGATGTATTCTAGAGGTGCAAAAATGTCGATTGAGGTTTTATGCAGGCGAGTGAGTACTCCTATAAATTCTAGATACGGTTACTCAACACTAACGTATAGAGAAAACTACATTTCTGAACCAAAAAGGAATGAAACACATTGTACACTTGTTAGAAAATACTCAACCGAGGTTTCGCCTTCGGATCATATGGGTCTCATTAAAAAGTTGAGAGAAAGAACTAGTGCTCCTATCAAAGATGTCAAGTCTGCTCTTGTTAATTGCAATTGGGATTTAggtaagttttctttttctttttgttctgCTGCTATAAAGTTTCTGTATACCGACTTTCCTTACATTTAGATACTAAAAGACATTCAATTCTGGGTAACTAGTAAGTCACATGTAGATGCAGAAGTTACCATTTTCACGCACACCTACTTACCCAAATGTAATTACTAATTAGCCTGTAGCATATTATGATGTTTGCTGCTAAATTTGATATGACGATATAGATGCTGCTCAAAAGGAACTAAGGAAAAGGGGAATTGTTCTTGCATCAAAAAAGTCGGCTCGTACTGCAGCTGAGGGTTTGCTTGCTTTGGCGCAGAATGACACCAAGGCTGTTGTTATTGAACTTAACTGTGAAACTGATTTTGTTGCAAGAAATGAAATATTTCAAAACCTGGTTAGTCTCACTAAACTCATACtgtatattaaaacatattCGGTTTTTGATCCATTGTTAGCAAACGGTTATCCTTGCAGGCTTTATCTCTGGCCAAGTTGGCACTATCTGCTGAAACTTCAGGACATGTAACAGGTGCCATCCCTTTTGGACTTCAGACTTTGGAGGTAAGACATCCGAGGGTCAAGATACTAAACTTAAGTTTTATACTCCCCAATCTCTATATTTTATGAAGTTGAAGTGTTGAACATTTGACAGCCTGACAGGACACGTGGTTTAGTAAATTTGTAAATTgttgaaaatatttattttcCTCGGATCAGAATTATCATGACAATTAAATGATAGCATTGACTGTAGATCCTAAATTTGCTTAAACTGGAAATCTTATATCTATCAGACATTAACATAATGAATTCCGTTGCAACTTATAAGAACAAGTATGGTTAGGttgaataaatattaatttatggGTGTTAGTACTTCGTGGAAACATAGTTAGGTTGAAAAATATGGTTAggttgaatatatattaagtagTATGAAAAGTTGCAACTAATAAGTATTTCATGGAAACATGGTACTTTTTAACTAAGAAATAAACTATGTTTTTTCTTAGCAATTGCAAACTTTCCAATTATACAAAATATAAGTATTTCATGGAAACATGGTACTTTTTAACTAAGAAATAAACTATGTTTTTTCTTAGCAATTGCAAACTTTCCAATTATACAAAATATCCCTCTTGAACATATATTGATTACAGCTTGGATATGGGTTAGgttatagtttatgaatatagAAGCTAAAAGAATGCGGTGGTGCGTTAGGTTATAGTTTATACATTCAACCACATCATGATTTGTTCCGCAGACTTTGAAatgcataatatataaattggtACATGGTTAAGTAACACTAAGTTATACGTTTGTGGCGAAGTAATGTATAATGTCTATGTTTTAGTTCAAAGATAGATAGAACTAAAGTGAGCAGAGAAATTCTCAGTCTTTTGTTATTGTAACTTCAAAATAAAATGACTTAGAATGGTAGAAATTACTTCTCGTGACAGTTTTGAGTTCAAGTCTAATTGGGGAATAAGAAAACATGTTTTAGATCCTCATTATCATACAATTTCAGAATAACACAACATGTTTAATCTGTGCAGGATTTGAAGATCAGTTTTGACCATCCCAAATTAAGCGGAGAAACAACAGTTCAAAATGCAATTACAGAAGTGGCTGCTATGATGGGTGAAAACGTAAAACTTAGAAGGGGTTTTGCAATGTCCATGTCTAAGCATGGTTTAATGTCTACATATCTTCACACTTCTCCCCAGCCTGGTATGATTCTTCCAATTGGTTTTTTTCCATGATAAGTTGATAACGTATTATTTCGTAAAAGTCCTGGATTTATTCGAGAAATTCGGCTAATGATTTAAAAGTGAATCTTCAATGCTTTATTATATAGGGTTGGGACGTATTGCTGGAATCTTGTCACTTGAAGTTGAGGATGAAAATGCTTCGTTGGATGCTGTTCAACGTGTTGGTTCGGAATTGGCCATGCATGTTGTGGCTGCAAAGCCTCTAGTTTTAACCAAGGAACTCGTTTCTTCTGACGCTGTCCAGAATGAACGTGAGATTCTAAAATCTCAGGTgaagttttgtttaaaaaggaaacatACTTTTTTTACTTGCCGAATATATGGCCTGCTAAACGATCGTTTAATGGTGTTTTGGCTAGGCTGAAAGTTCGGGTAGGCCCCAGGCAGCAATAGAAAAGATGGTTGAAGGTCGATTAAGGAAGTATTTTGAGGAAGTTGTTCTAATGGAGCAAAAATTTATTGTGAATGACACTATTAATGTGAAGGTATGTGGGCATCTTGTTATTTTGTCTTTGTATATCAATTAGAGGTGGCAGAATGGGTGGGTCAGGCAGGCAAGGCAATAGATCAAAGCAGGTAATTTTGGTACAAGTCAAAATGCGTCGAGTTTAGgcctggcaaaatgggcgggtagGGCGGGTTTGAGTAACGGGTCAATGCGGGTGCGGGTCGAAATGGGTGCGGGTCTAAGCGGGTCATTTTAAAAATGCGGATCAAACGGGTGCAGGTCCAAGCGGGTTGGACACGGGTCGGGTGCGGGTCAACCCGTTAAATTTTttcgagtttttttttcttattgtgtttttttttcaaaaacttgtatatgtatatatatatatattgatatacgGAATGTTATATTAGTTATTACTAGTAAATTCATCATAAATTTATCGTTatatgctaaaaaaaaaattttttatatttgattgaacataaaaatattaaaaacataaaaccaTAAACTAGAACCATATAGCTTCAGAGCCAGAGATATCTTTTGCAAGCACATCTATTgtcttattttcatttttaataataacgataataatataataatacataattTCTTTCTTACATATTAAGTAGACTTATCCTTTTTACATGGTCATAGCTCTGCCTCCATCCCAATTGCCAAGTTACCAACACTCACCCATTACATACGGAGTATCAATCTtttcatatcataaaatatatatatatatatatatatgctgtaTGTGAGAATGCCAATTCCAACATATAAGCGATTGaagtggtgaaagtaaaaacaCCCTGCAGAGGATCAATAATTACGGGAATATGTAAAGAATTGATAGACCTGCTTATAGACCCGCATGACCCGCTCAACTATTACTGGAGGGTGGAAGGCTACCCAATTGAACCCGCTTCTATGATTTTAACACCGCCCATTAAACCCGCAAGCTCTACAAACTTACCCAAAGTGACCCAATATTACCATTGCGGGTTGAGATTGCCAGCTATAGTCGAGttggttgacccaaaacacaTCCATTCCAAAAGTATATTATTACAGTGTTAATTGAATTAGCTACAGAAAGGGATTTAGGAGATCAACCATACAGTTAAAGAGGCTGTTGACCTTTATCCCTTTTTAACTACATTTCTAGAGTTGGCCCATTGATCCTTTGCAGAAAAAGATAACCCGTGTCAACCCATGTTAAGTACATTGGTCGAGTTTGCTACCTGTAATTAATATCATAGTAAATAtagcttaattttttaatatctgAATATCTTGCAGACACTCTTAAGTGAACTATCCAAGGAAATTGGATCCCCTGTGAAAATTGGAAACTTTTTAAGAGTGGAAGTTGGAGAAGGACTTCAGAGGTAagaaacaaaaactatataGCTGCCTTATTTTTTCTACAACAAAGCttttttgtgtatatacaagtcaAGTAATGAAAAGAGGTGAAAGTCCCCGAATAACTAATAGATGAATAAGACTGACGAATTTGGCCTGGCTTTAGAAAGCATGCTTTTTTTAATAGTTTACATGGCATATATGAGTACTACGATATATGTTTAAATGTGTCATCTATTATCTCTGTATGTTGacaatggttttttttttctccttttgtTTCGTGTTTTGAAACATATAAAGGTATTAACAACCAACAGCCAAGTATTATGTACAAGAATGCTAATTTCCCTCTTCGATTTTCTATACATGCCCATGCTATGTTGGCTCTGATTTATAATACTTTGATACTTTTACTTGCAGGGCCGATGCTCCTGAAGCTTTAGCACAAGCAGCATGATGCGGTGATCTCATTTATCTTATTCTTGTTGGTTAATTATAATGTGCATGTACATTTAGCTCAGATTTTTGCTTTCAGATGCTGAGAATTTACATGAATTTTGCAGACCTCTAGTGTAAGAATTGTAACAGGGTTTCAATAAATCTTAGCATGTCATTAATATTGTTaccaattaatttttaatattccAAATAAACTCTGCCCATGATATTACATAAATGAATAGAGTCTAGTGGAATTTAAGGCTTGTCAAGACATTGTTGTTGACTGGGTCGGCCAAATGGTCCAAAAGGTTCTGAAATGGTCCAACACCTGTGACCAGTCCCTGAATGAAATAACCTAAAATAGCTAACATGGCCAATCTACCGTTCTTGATTTCCTTTAGCTTCAACTCGTTCATCGACTTCTCATCTTTCCCGAAACCAAGTGGGTTGAAGAATGGGCCACCTGGGTATGCTGGGTTGCCCGACCCTGAAAACCCTTTTTCAAGCCCCAAGAAGTATTGTTTCCCCATTGACCCGGGGTTGTACCAGTCTTGGAGTCGTCGGTGCTCTGCAAAACCCATGAGTGCCATTTCTAACACGAATAGGGTGAATGGGTCAGCCCAGTAGCTGTATGTGCCTGCTGGGGGGATAACACCGGTCTGGAACCAGGGGAGGGCTGTCTCTGGTGGAATGAGTCCAAGTTTTCCTAGAATCTCGGGTGCAATGGCTCCGGCTGCACCTAGCATGGCAAATCGTCCGTTGATAATTTCTCCATAGGCTAGCCATTTGGGTTCAATGAACCCTCCAGTACCTTCTGGGTCTGATAGACCAAGTGGGTCAAAACCAAAGTCACCTGGAAGACTGCATTAGAAAGTTATAGATTCAgttccagaaaaaaaaaatactataactCATATACTTGATACTGGAAATACAATGATGATGAGACACCAAAAGAGAACTATGTTTAGAGGCTATAGTTTTTGTCCTTTAATACAAGGTTTCTTGTCTTATATTATTGCGTCTACTCGTCTAGTCACGCGACCTGAAATAAGATCTACACTGTTGGAGCCACCAAAGGATAACCTGAAAGTCCTGTAGGTGAATCCCTCCCTGGGTATATCCTAGTAACCTACCAAGGTAGCAAGGTATATGATTATAGAACTAAAGAGGTGACATAATTGGCGGATTGGGCTGGTTGTGTAACGGGTAGTTTTCATGTGGGTCAAAACAAGTCGGGTTTTGTCGACCTGCAACAAGGTAGTAAGGTATATGTTCCCTGTAGCTATCTTTCTGATATGACCGCTTGAGATTATAGTTTATAGATAACCCAAAAAaaccatttatttataaatatagaacTTGCCATTGCCACATTTACACCTCAATGACCTCATGACCTCAATGAACAGTTGATGGAAGTTCAAGAATGCTTTTCATATCTTTTTAGGTCAAAGAATTACCTGCCATCTAGGTACGAGAGTGATTGCTTGGATGCAAACCATAGTTGTCTGTTTGCTCCTTGCTGGTTTACGAAAAAACATATGTCAAGTACTCATCatgcaaaacaaaaaaaaacacgcAAGACATCCAGTATATGTGGGCATGTGAATGTCCCTAGGTAAACATTATGGGGTGACCAGGGAATATTGTATGGAAATGGTCAAGGGCCCGGTTAGAACTGCTTATATCCAAGTTAAAGACTCGTTTTCCCCGGTTAACTAAACATCATTCGTTTGTTTAAAGAGAGATTACCTTAACAGGGGGAGTAGCAGCAGCTTTAACAACAAATGAGACCTTTTTTGATGAAGTTTGTAGTGGTTTTCCACTCAAGATATGCCTACCAGTCTCAACTGATGAGGTGAGAGATGATGATATCATTGCTTGTGTTGCCATTTTCTTGAAGTCTTAAAGCTGCAAATGGTTAGCTGCTACTTTCAATGGCACAGGGCTCAAACATAAAAGGAAGGCCAAACCAGAAACCAAGTGTGTGGGGACTGGTGGTGCAGTCTACTTGTGGTTGGTTGAACTTGGAGATCAGGTTCACCAATAGGGGTTGTACATCTGGCATTATTCCTTAAGATAATATGTCTTTTTGCCTTGTTGGATATTATTTAACACTTGGATGGCCTTAGATTGCCTTTCAAGATCTTGTTGAAATTTTTACTATGTTTGATTGGTCATTCTTTCTGGATGATGATGAGTAACCTTACACATCTATCCAGAATACATGAAAACATCAAACGTTTACATCgacaaattattagttattGATAATCACTAAAACACGTTTTTTAGAACGTCACTATAAAAGGATATTGTGACATTGATATATCAACGACTAACCTTTGCTCTAAACAGATTAGGAAAAAACACTGATGTTTATCTAGCAACCCACACAATGTTTTGGACCCTCCAAATTCAGAAGGGAAAGAAAACCATTAGGAGGGTTCAAGTGTCATGTGTGTTCAACAGAACAAGACACAAAACAACCGTAGTAAAACACAATAATTTTCATGATTTCATCTTTTAACCTACAAACAATTAGTGGAATCATCATAATAGTTTAGATTTTAGAGTGGTCATgacatttgaataaaaaatcGTAGTGTTTGTAAATTATAAGACCTAAGCCCTCTTCAACCTAATGTAGCTTCCTAATGTGTCTTGGTTAAATTTATGCTAGATATGACTTACGGGAACTTGCAAGTTCATGGTAAATATCAAGTGCAATAAAATATGAACCAATAGGCCGTTTTCAACCTACACCCTGATGTTCCTGTTATTCCTAAGTCAGGTCTCAGTCAATAGGAGATGTTCTAGCACTTTCCAGGATTGAAAAGGTGTTGGGCATGACAAGTAAGGAACAACAGATGGTGTTGATCATCTAAATCATCGTTTGCAAGTAAAATGATTTAAGGCCAGATAATCATGGTTATTCATAAATCTGTGTTAACGATATGAGACAAACATATGTAATATGTTAAATAGTTGTacttccaaaccattttactaAACAGAAAGGCAAGATCACACTCCATTACATAACATCCAAAACATAGATATAATCATTATATCCAAATTTCACACATTCATACTCCAGTTGGTGTCCCCTTGTTACAAGATCATTTGATTGCACTAAACATACTCAAGAATAATACTGCAAGCCTCCCTTCACAAGTTTGTTCTTCAACGAGCTTCATACTGAACAACTGCAGTATATAAAACCAGTAAGAAAAGGTATGTGGATATATATGTTAGGAAATTACATCAAGCTAAATTTATAGAAAAGCAAGCATTAGCATTAGCATTAACATTAACATCACTAATGTTGTGCTTGTGATATGACACAAAAAAATTCCATTATTGAAGCTGggaaatatgaaaatatatttagttgAAAAAGGATCGTTTGTAGGATTGTTTGTAGGACAAACAACCAGCAAGGTTACAAGAGCTATTGACGTGTAAAGGTGAATCAATAGGTGATGCCATGGCGATTATTTGCTCCAGGATGATGATGGAAGAATTCTGGTATTAAAGACGATTGTGACCATTAGTCATTACTTCAACACAACGATCTTGTGACAGCATTCATATATGGTAATGAAAGAACTATTTGCAATGCTAGGTTACGAAGTATAATCACCATTTGCGTTATGTCATGTAATATTTATAAGGAAGCATACGCTCACGAAAGTTCATTAGCAGTGTTGTAAAACTTGGACAACTTGCCCGAGTACTGGTGGTGGAATCACAACTCGGAAACCAGCCGAGGCGATTTTCCTATACTCAAACTAGAAAATCAGTCAAAGGGTCAAACTCAGAAAAACGGTCAGCTCAGATCCAACTCAGTCAAAGCCAGTCAattcttttttcttaatttaaaaGATTTGAAGGTATGCTAATATGTTTGAAGTATTTAAAGGATTATGTTAATGTTTCTAAACAATTATTATGTATGTTCtagtctatatctatacatataacttcaaattatatttacttttacaaAGAAGATTCCAATCCAAGTACCTCCCTAGTACTCCACGAGTAACCGATTAGTCTTGAAAATTTTTCACCGCTGAGGGGAGTCGGAGTTGTGAGTTTCCCAACCTTGTTCGTTAGTAAGATAACTTTATTGatataacaaaatcatcatctcaACTCTAGCTCTAGCAAATATCCCATCAACATTCCACAAATTTTGTAATTGATCCAGCATTCGGCAAttgatgtatatatttgtaaaactaaAAATGGGCATTCACAAGTAAGATTCTTAGGGCTTATAAATATAGGTTTCTATTACATGTATCGTCAAAAGAGTTGGCCATCAGCTGCCACTTTCTAGGAGCAACCTGGGTTCAAATCTTGCCGGAGGCAGAATTGATTTAAGTGGTTGActtaccttgacactatcctTGTGGGGATcaattcggtacatgggatcaagTGGTAACCATCaatctaccatttttttttattacatgtaTCGTCACTGCAATATAATTAAACCGACCCAACGTCACCATTTTACAAAGACCGGATACATATAGTAGCAAaatatcacaaatttgataCATCTTTTTATGCACTAACCCCTAATTTCCATGACATATAACACTTCTACATATATTACTCATTCACAACGACAGGGGACATGGAAAAACAATCACCACGTTCTCGAATAGTACCTCAAACAAGCAAAAAACGGTTTCACAAGAGCAAGTTATCATAAGAATAGAACCCAgacagatatatataataatacctTTTTTTGGTACGCTTTTTGTAAAGAATACGGTAACCACATTCTCGGCACTGAATGACGTCACCAACCTTCAACGTATTCTCCTGTCCACAATCTACATACCATTTTgtatattattagaaaataaaaCTAAACTTAAAACCAAATACCtacaaatagcaaaaaaaaaaaaaaaaaaaaaaaaaaaaaaaaattaattaggtttttgttttttgattttgatttgaagGAAATAGGATTAGAAAGAAGGACCTCCGCAAATATAGGTAACTGGTTCCGGGAGTGCTTGTGGGTTTTGTTgatccattccttcaaatttgATTGATTGGATGATAATCGCCGACGGCCGACGACAAGGGTTTTTGGGTACGAGGGGTTTTACACTTCAATTTGGGTGCTACTCTATTAACAGGGCACAATAAGTataacttttgagtttttttttaaattgggcATCTATTTACATCTTTTTTCTCCTTATTACATACACTTTTTTTctttgagtaaattacacttttcgtccctgaagttgacacgtttttcacttttcgtcccttaagtgaaaaaattacaattttgaccttaaagttggcagattttttcaatcatcgtccatTGTCAAACGTCGTTAAATTTCAGTCATTAAGTCagacacgtgcaaaacacgtggggaactgaaactgcaaaaaatgataaattcagagacgaaaactaaaatttacttttcttttaatGTACTGTATTATTTTATTCCCATTATTTATTAAGTGTATTATAGATTTATCAAGAAGGTGGATATAACTTCCTTAGAGgtttttaaatgaactttttataatttcttttgttttttgtttgttatagtcaatattttgtttttatttgtctttCGCAATTATTAATTACGTTACATAAATTTACTATGGTCTTATACATGGCAAATTTCAAATACCCTCTTCCTAAACCCcctaaatatcatatatatatatccaaattacaagttttcaatatattatatacaatagTCTTAAAGCaatgtttggataaatatgatgTACAATTAATTCCATATAGAATTGTTATAATTTATATTGACGTACGCTATTATCTATCAAAGTTAACACATGAGTTTTTAAATATCGCCGTTTATACGATTTTTGGTGATTCCGTTTTTATTTTCGGTTTcaatttttactttcttttcttttaagttatattttaaattaaagttaTTACATCTTCATCAATTTTTTCCATATTCGAATTATATGAATACATGTTATCTCATATAGTCATATGTTCGTATATGACACTTTTTATGAAAAGTTAATATAACATGACTTAATATTTAAGTGTATAGAAATTTAGAAGAGAGAAAGAAGgagaattattttttgtttttcattgaATTGAGGAAGAATTacaatacacacacatatatatatacagagatcatttttatatctatatattgtaTCTAATTAAATAACCGCTAAATCAAATACTTAAACTCTAACTAACTCTAACAACCTTCTAATATTTACATCTTTGGTCCCTCTAATTTATTTAGTGATACAGATAACTTCCTAACTTCTATACACCCCTCTCAAGTTGGAACCTCTTGTAAACCCAACTTGCTGCTCAAAAAGGAATGCTGTGAAGATCCTAAAGCTTTAGTCATGATGTCAGCAAGCTGCAAATGAGTAGGTATATAAGCAGTCTGCAGAAAACCATCTTGCACCTTATCTCTTGTGAAGTGACAATCTATATCCAGGTGCTTAGTTCTATCATGATAACATGGATTAGCAGCTATTTGTTGAGCTGCTTTATTGTCACAAAACAAGGTTAAAGGAACCTTAACAGGAATATGCAAGTCCTTTAACAAGTAAGTGAGCCATATCAACTCACAAGTAGTAGTGGTCATACTTCTGTACTCTGCTTCTGTGGAAGATCTTGAGACTGTAGCTTGCTTCTTAGTCTTCCAAGAAACCAATGCGTGTCCTAAGAATATACAATAACCAGTAAGAGATCTCCTTGTCATTAGGCATGAGGCCCAGTCTGCATCACTAAACCCAGTCACCTTGAGTTGCTGCTGAACAGGATAGAATAACCCCTTTGAAATGGTTCCCTTTAAATACCTCAACAAATGAATTGCAGCCTTCATGTGAGGTTCTCTAGGTGTAGACACAAACTGACTCAAGTGTTGTACTGCATATGAAATATCAGGCCTTGTCATTGACAAATAGAGCAATCTTCCAATTAACCTTCTATAAGTGTCTGGTTTAGACAATAATTGACCCTTATCAAGAGATAGCTTGACATATGTAGGCATGGGAAACCCAACTGGTTTAGCTGCAGTTAGTCTTGTATCTTTGAGAAGATCCAAAATATACTTTCTTTGGTTGAGATAAGTCCCTGAATCATTTCTACATAATTCTATGCCAAGAAAATACCTTGCCAAGCCTAAATCCTTTATGGTGAATTTTCTATCCAAAGCCAATTT
This genomic window contains:
- the LOC122598931 gene encoding elongation factor Ts, mitochondrial produces the protein MMYSRGAKMSIEVLCRRVSTPINSRYGYSTLTYRENYISEPKRNETHCTLVRKYSTEVSPSDHMGLIKKLRERTSAPIKDVKSALVNCNWDLDAAQKELRKRGIVLASKKSARTAAEGLLALAQNDTKAVVIELNCETDFVARNEIFQNLALSLAKLALSAETSGHVTGAIPFGLQTLEDLKISFDHPKLSGETTVQNAITEVAAMMGENVKLRRGFAMSMSKHGLMSTYLHTSPQPGLGRIAGILSLEVEDENASLDAVQRVGSELAMHVVAAKPLVLTKELVSSDAVQNEREILKSQAESSGRPQAAIEKMVEGRLRKYFEEVVLMEQKFIVNDTINVKTLLSELSKEIGSPVKIGNFLRVEVGEGLQRADAPEALAQAA
- the LOC122598930 gene encoding photosystem I chlorophyll a/b-binding protein 3-1, chloroplastic, whose translation is MATQAMISSSLTSSVETGRHILSGKPLQTSSKKVSFVVKAAATPPVKQGANRQLWFASKQSLSYLDGSLPGDFGFDPLGLSDPEGTGGFIEPKWLAYGEIINGRFAMLGAAGAIAPEILGKLGLIPPETALPWFQTGVIPPAGTYSYWADPFTLFVLEMALMGFAEHRRLQDWYNPGSMGKQYFLGLEKGFSGSGNPAYPGGPFFNPLGFGKDEKSMNELKLKEIKNGRLAMLAILGYFIQGLVTGVGPFQNLLDHLADPVNNNVLTSLKFH
- the LOC122600295 gene encoding DNA-directed RNA polymerases II, IV and V subunit 12, coding for MDQQNPQALPEPVTYICGDCGQENTLKVGDVIQCRECGYRILYKKRTKKVVQYEAR